In Persephonella sp., one DNA window encodes the following:
- a CDS encoding glycosyl transferase yields MADFFQNGVITTLQRFNTRTLEELEYELQLFAKRRNMVLLLPALYSEFEGPAMPKIVEELKKIKYLYKIVLSLDRASEEEFRKVKKIMSEIPTKVDVIWHDGPRMQELYKLLREAGFTVDIPGKGRSVWMSLGYILSDVNAYAIALHDCDIVNYSRELPARLFYPVVSPALDFEFAKGYYARVTNKLYGRVTRLFYTPLIRALMKILGHKQFLIYLDSFRYALSGEFAFIRSLARGIRISPTWGLEVSMLSEVYNNTSFNRVCQVEVMETYEHKHQKIKKGETSVGLVKMASDIAKTLFRVLAHDGFVFSGGFFRTLLTTYLQEARYAIEKYNALSLINGLEYDRHAEIEAIEAFVEALKLAEEDFRNDPIGVPLMSAWVRVRAALPDISERLIAAVEADNKDP; encoded by the coding sequence ATGGCTGACTTTTTCCAGAATGGCGTCATAACAACACTACAAAGATTTAACACAAGGACACTGGAAGAACTTGAGTATGAATTGCAACTTTTTGCAAAAAGGAGAAACATGGTATTGCTTTTACCTGCTTTATACTCAGAATTTGAAGGCCCTGCAATGCCAAAAATAGTTGAGGAGCTTAAAAAAATAAAATATCTATACAAAATAGTCTTATCCCTTGATAGAGCCTCTGAGGAGGAATTTAGAAAAGTCAAAAAAATAATGTCAGAAATTCCAACAAAGGTTGATGTTATCTGGCATGATGGTCCCCGTATGCAAGAACTATATAAACTTCTTAGAGAAGCAGGATTTACAGTTGATATTCCCGGTAAAGGTAGATCTGTCTGGATGAGCTTGGGATACATACTTTCCGATGTAAATGCCTATGCAATAGCCCTACATGATTGTGATATTGTTAACTATTCAAGGGAGTTGCCTGCAAGGCTGTTTTACCCTGTTGTTTCTCCAGCTCTTGATTTTGAATTTGCCAAGGGATATTACGCACGGGTAACTAATAAACTATATGGCAGGGTAACAAGACTTTTCTATACTCCTTTAATCCGTGCATTAATGAAAATTCTAGGGCATAAACAGTTCCTTATATACCTTGATAGTTTCAGATATGCACTTTCCGGGGAGTTTGCATTTATCAGAAGTTTAGCAAGGGGAATTAGAATTTCTCCGACATGGGGACTCGAGGTTTCAATGCTCAGTGAAGTTTATAATAACACCTCATTTAACCGTGTATGTCAGGTTGAGGTGATGGAAACTTATGAACATAAACATCAAAAAATTAAAAAAGGAGAAACATCCGTCGGACTTGTAAAAATGGCATCTGATATAGCAAAAACACTATTTAGGGTTCTTGCTCACGATGGATTTGTTTTTTCAGGGGGATTTTTCAGGACATTACTAACTACTTATCTACAGGAAGCAAGATATGCGATAGAAAAATATAATGCCCTTTCTCTTATTAATGGACTTGAATATGACAGACATGCAGAGATTGAAGCTATAGAAGCTTTTGTAGAGGCTCTAAAATTGGCAGAAGAAGATTTTAGAAATGACCCTATCGGTGTTCCATTAATGTCTGCATGGGTTCGTGTAAGGGCAGCTTTACCTGATATATCAGAAAGGTTAATTGCAGCAGTTGAAGCAGATAATAAAGACCCTTAA
- the glnA gene encoding type I glutamate--ammonia ligase, which translates to MAMIQCQTPDDVLRVISEKGVVFIDLKFSDPFGQWQHLTIPAHEFSAESFEEGIPFDGSSIRGWKGIQESDMLLIPDPKSAFIDPFIDDPNISLVCDVVDPITREPYSRDPRQIAKKAIEFLKSTGIGDVAYFGPEAEFFIFDDIKFSNGPNHSYYEVDSIEGWWNTGREEMPNLGYKTPYKRGYFPVPPLDKMAEIRRDMVKTLEEVGITVEREHHEVGTAGQGEINFRFSDLVTTGDNVLKYKYVLRNVGYRHGKFVTFLPKPIAGDNGSGMHTHFSIWKNGENQFAGDQYAGLSEIALYAIGGIIKHGKAIAAFTNPTTNSYHRLVPGFEAPVKLAYSARNRSAAIRIPMGSASPKAKRIEVRFPDASSNPYLAFTALLMAAIDGIENKIHPGEPLDKDIYSLPPEELANVPSTPASLQEAIDALKEDMEFLTKGGVMDEDFINMWIETKQEEVDAIRLVPHPKEFELYYDI; encoded by the coding sequence ATGGCAATGATACAGTGTCAAACACCGGACGATGTTTTAAGAGTAATTTCAGAAAAAGGAGTTGTCTTTATTGACCTGAAATTCTCAGACCCATTTGGGCAATGGCAACACTTAACAATTCCTGCCCATGAATTTTCAGCTGAAAGCTTTGAAGAAGGAATTCCATTTGATGGTTCTTCAATTAGAGGATGGAAAGGTATTCAGGAATCAGACATGCTCCTTATACCTGACCCAAAATCTGCATTTATTGACCCATTTATAGACGACCCTAATATCTCACTGGTATGTGATGTTGTTGACCCTATTACAAGAGAGCCTTACAGCAGAGACCCAAGACAAATAGCTAAAAAAGCTATTGAATTCCTCAAATCTACAGGAATTGGAGATGTTGCTTACTTTGGACCTGAAGCAGAATTCTTTATCTTTGATGACATCAAGTTCAGCAATGGACCAAACCACTCTTACTATGAAGTAGATTCTATTGAAGGTTGGTGGAATACAGGTAGAGAAGAAATGCCTAACCTTGGATACAAAACACCTTACAAGAGAGGATATTTCCCTGTTCCACCATTAGACAAGATGGCAGAAATCAGAAGGGATATGGTAAAAACACTTGAAGAAGTTGGGATTACAGTAGAAAGAGAACACCATGAGGTTGGAACAGCAGGACAAGGTGAGATTAACTTCAGATTCTCTGACCTCGTAACAACTGGAGACAACGTTCTCAAATACAAATATGTTCTCAGAAATGTTGGATACAGACACGGAAAATTTGTAACATTCCTTCCAAAACCAATTGCCGGTGATAACGGTTCAGGAATGCACACACACTTCTCAATATGGAAAAACGGTGAAAACCAATTTGCAGGAGACCAGTATGCAGGTCTTTCTGAAATAGCACTTTATGCAATCGGTGGAATTATCAAACACGGAAAAGCTATTGCGGCATTTACAAACCCAACAACTAACTCTTACCACAGACTTGTTCCAGGATTTGAAGCTCCAGTAAAACTTGCTTACTCTGCAAGAAACAGGTCTGCAGCTATAAGAATACCAATGGGTTCAGCTTCTCCAAAAGCTAAAAGAATAGAAGTAAGATTCCCAGATGCATCCTCTAACCCATATCTTGCATTTACAGCTCTGTTAATGGCTGCAATTGACGGTATTGAAAACAAAATCCATCCAGGAGAACCATTAGACAAAGATATCTACTCTCTCCCACCGGAAGAACTTGCTAATGTTCCATCAACTCCAGCTTCTCTCCAAGAAGCAATTGACGCTCTCAAAGAGGATATGGAATTCCTCACAAAAGGCGGAGTTATGGACGAAGACTTTATCAACATGTGGATTGAAACCAAACAAGAAGAAGTTGATGCTATTAGACTTGTTCCACATCCTAAAGAATTCGAATTATATTACGATATTTAA
- a CDS encoding glycosyltransferase — protein sequence MLQLPPVRFSTALREDARKKIEQLGYADIVVGIPAYYSQTTISHVIQQVAEGLDRYFKDKKCLIFVSDGGSTDDTREIAENTDISKYNIEKIVTIYRGIPGKGSALRAVFEAAEFLKAEAVATFDSDLKSITPEWVKNVIEPIYQGYDYVCPYYKRYKFDGTITNTIAYNLTRALYGYRIRQPIGGDFGMSYKLIKDYLDKDVWETEVAKFGIDIWMTTTAIVDGYKICQARLGAKIHQEKDPGKDLSQMYREVVGTIFRLMEEYESFWKKVKGSKDVPILGDYVGQEPKPFEIDQQGLIEYFKIGYNNFGGVWKSILEEEDFRLIKKLYMEENPENFIFPIENWVRIVYRYAAYFHATPRQKFKLLDTMIPLYNARVASLVNELKDKTDDEAEEYYNKQAEIFENMKDYLIKIW from the coding sequence ATGCTTCAACTTCCACCGGTAAGGTTTTCAACAGCTTTAAGGGAGGATGCCAGAAAAAAAATAGAACAGCTTGGATATGCAGATATAGTGGTAGGTATTCCTGCTTATTATAGTCAGACAACAATATCCCATGTAATTCAACAGGTAGCAGAAGGTCTTGATAGGTATTTCAAAGACAAGAAATGTTTGATATTTGTCTCAGATGGAGGTTCTACAGACGATACAAGGGAAATTGCAGAAAACACAGATATTTCCAAATATAACATAGAAAAAATAGTAACTATCTACAGAGGAATACCCGGTAAAGGTTCTGCTTTAAGAGCTGTTTTTGAAGCTGCAGAATTTTTGAAGGCAGAGGCTGTTGCCACATTTGATTCGGACCTTAAGTCTATCACGCCGGAATGGGTTAAAAATGTGATAGAACCAATATATCAAGGATATGATTATGTTTGTCCTTACTACAAAAGATACAAATTTGATGGGACTATAACAAATACTATTGCCTATAACCTTACCCGTGCCCTTTATGGATACAGAATTCGCCAACCTATAGGCGGTGATTTTGGTATGTCCTATAAACTGATAAAAGATTATCTTGATAAAGATGTGTGGGAAACAGAAGTTGCCAAATTTGGAATAGATATATGGATGACAACAACAGCCATTGTAGATGGTTATAAAATTTGTCAGGCAAGACTGGGGGCAAAAATTCATCAGGAGAAAGACCCAGGAAAAGACCTGTCCCAGATGTATAGGGAAGTAGTAGGAACAATATTTAGACTTATGGAAGAGTATGAAAGTTTTTGGAAAAAAGTTAAAGGTTCAAAGGATGTCCCAATTCTTGGGGATTATGTTGGACAAGAACCAAAGCCATTTGAGATAGATCAGCAGGGACTTATTGAGTATTTTAAAATTGGTTATAATAACTTCGGTGGTGTATGGAAATCCATTTTAGAAGAAGAAGATTTTAGATTAATCAAAAAACTTTATATGGAAGAAAATCCGGAAAACTTTATTTTTCCTATAGAAAATTGGGTTCGTATCGTTTATAGATACGCAGCTTATTTTCATGCAACACCGAGACAGAAATTCAAACTCCTTGATACAATGATACCTCTTTATAATGCAAGGGTAGCTTCTTTAGTTAATGAGCTTAAAGACAAAACAGATGATGAAGCTGAAGAATATTACAACAAACAGGCTGAAATATTTGAAAATATGAAAGATTACTTAATAAAAATATGGTAA
- the ruvA gene encoding Holliday junction branch migration protein RuvA, whose protein sequence is MIEFIQGNIVEKNENYIVIEKGGIGFKVYVPYEIEDGKVYTKLVVREDGFFLYGFKNREDRDLFEQLTGITGIGVKHAFSILKRFTGGEVIQIIDEGDVQALMDVPGIGKKTAQRIIFELKGKLQFFENELLEDIVNALLSLGFEKKRCCMGCKRSSERN, encoded by the coding sequence ATGATTGAGTTTATTCAGGGAAATATTGTTGAAAAAAATGAGAACTACATTGTTATTGAGAAGGGGGGAATAGGGTTTAAAGTTTATGTGCCTTATGAAATTGAAGATGGAAAGGTCTATACAAAATTAGTAGTTAGAGAAGATGGATTTTTTCTATATGGGTTTAAAAACAGAGAAGATAGGGATTTGTTTGAACAGCTTACAGGTATAACAGGGATTGGTGTAAAACATGCTTTTTCTATTTTAAAAAGATTTACCGGTGGAGAGGTTATTCAGATTATAGATGAAGGGGATGTTCAGGCTTTAATGGATGTGCCTGGGATAGGTAAAAAAACCGCCCAGAGAATTATTTTTGAGCTTAAAGGAAAATTACAGTTTTTTGAAAATGAGTTATTAGAGGATATTGTAAATGCTTTATTATCCCTTGGTTTTGAAAAAAAAAGATGCTGTATGGGCTGCAAGAGAAGCTCTGAAAGAAACTAA
- a CDS encoding aldehyde dehydrogenase family protein, which produces MIKLPMIIGGQRVDKEEKIDVIYPYTQEKIGEVPKGSPEDVQKAVEKAKIGLQKLKKLSSYEKYKILLKVANLLEERKEDFARTIVYEVGKTIKEARTEVERAINTITLSAEEAKRIPGEYVHIDASPNGKGKKGFYFREPAGIVAAITPFNFPLNLTAHKIAPSIAAGCPFILKPSERTPLSPTMLCELFLEAGVPEEAVSIIPGFADVGQAMTTHPDVRVVSFTGSLKVGEIIAKQAGLKKIVMELGSNSAVVVDEDANLEIAAKKAVAGGFAVAGQVCISVQRILVHEKVADRFYKLLKQEVSKLKFGDPMDEETDVGPVITVDEVNRIQSWIQEAVEKGAKVERGGIACSEEKTVFQPTVVVDVPEESKLFYEEAFAPVVTVKKFKNMDEALALVNKSNYGLQVGVFTNNIKNAWKFIEGAQVGGVIINDIPTFRADNMPYGGVKGSGIGREGPRFAIEDYTEIKVIVFDLNA; this is translated from the coding sequence ATGATAAAGCTTCCGATGATAATTGGTGGGCAGAGGGTAGATAAAGAAGAAAAGATAGATGTTATTTATCCCTACACCCAGGAAAAAATCGGAGAAGTTCCCAAAGGCTCTCCTGAAGATGTTCAAAAAGCAGTAGAAAAAGCAAAAATTGGTCTTCAAAAACTTAAGAAACTCTCATCCTATGAAAAATATAAAATTCTCCTGAAGGTAGCAAATCTTCTTGAAGAAAGGAAAGAAGACTTTGCCAGAACCATTGTTTATGAAGTAGGAAAAACCATAAAAGAAGCCCGAACAGAAGTAGAAAGGGCAATTAATACTATAACCCTGTCAGCTGAAGAGGCAAAAAGAATACCTGGGGAGTATGTTCATATAGACGCCTCCCCAAACGGTAAAGGTAAAAAAGGCTTTTATTTTAGGGAACCGGCAGGTATTGTTGCTGCAATAACTCCTTTTAATTTTCCCCTCAACCTTACAGCCCATAAAATAGCTCCTTCCATAGCGGCAGGTTGTCCATTTATTTTAAAGCCAAGCGAAAGAACACCGCTTTCTCCAACAATGCTTTGTGAACTATTTTTAGAAGCCGGTGTTCCTGAAGAAGCAGTTTCAATTATCCCGGGTTTTGCAGATGTTGGACAAGCAATGACAACTCATCCAGATGTAAGGGTGGTTTCTTTCACAGGCTCCCTTAAAGTAGGAGAAATTATCGCAAAACAGGCTGGACTGAAAAAAATTGTTATGGAGCTTGGCTCTAACTCTGCTGTAGTGGTTGATGAGGATGCTAATCTTGAGATTGCAGCTAAAAAAGCTGTTGCAGGTGGATTTGCAGTTGCCGGTCAAGTGTGTATCTCTGTTCAAAGAATACTTGTCCATGAAAAAGTTGCAGATAGATTTTATAAACTTTTAAAACAGGAAGTTTCAAAACTTAAATTTGGGGACCCAATGGATGAAGAAACAGACGTAGGTCCGGTAATTACAGTTGATGAAGTAAACAGAATACAATCATGGATACAAGAAGCAGTAGAAAAAGGTGCAAAGGTAGAAAGGGGAGGAATAGCCTGTTCTGAAGAAAAAACTGTTTTTCAGCCTACAGTTGTTGTTGATGTTCCTGAAGAATCAAAACTGTTTTATGAAGAGGCATTTGCTCCAGTTGTAACAGTTAAGAAATTTAAGAATATGGATGAGGCATTAGCACTGGTAAACAAATCAAACTACGGTCTTCAGGTTGGTGTATTTACAAACAACATAAAAAATGCCTGGAAATTTATAGAAGGTGCACAGGTGGGTGGTGTGATAATAAATGATATTCCGACATTTAGGGCGGATAATATGCCTTACGGTGGAGTAAAAGGAAGCGGAATAGGTAGAGAAGGGCCAAGATTTGCAATTGAAGATTATACAGAAATAAAAGTGATAGTTTTTGACCTGAATGCTTAA
- a CDS encoding P-II family nitrogen regulator, whose amino-acid sequence MKKVEAIIKPFKLDEVKDALTEIGVYGMTVTEAKGFGRQKGHTELYRGAEYVIDFLPKLKIEIVVDDEMVEKVVETIANAARTGRIGDGKIFVIPVEDVIRIRTGERGPEAI is encoded by the coding sequence ATGAAAAAGGTAGAAGCAATCATCAAACCTTTTAAGCTGGATGAGGTTAAAGATGCCCTTACAGAAATCGGTGTATATGGTATGACTGTTACTGAGGCTAAAGGTTTTGGAAGACAGAAGGGTCATACAGAGCTTTATAGAGGAGCAGAATATGTAATAGATTTTCTCCCTAAGTTGAAAATAGAAATAGTTGTGGATGATGAAATGGTAGAAAAGGTAGTTGAAACAATAGCAAATGCAGCAAGAACTGGAAGGATTGGAGACGGAAAAATATTTGTTATTCCTGTTGAGGATGTTATAAGAATAAGAACAGGAGAAAGAGGCCCTGAGGCTATTTAA
- a CDS encoding PilZ domain-containing protein: protein MDERLKALESFKSATNTQLTEILLLIFIILFLVLVFIAIIYFRKTIKARFLKKFFYKNAKEKGLSDRIIDILWKYSKKLNRDPFLSLEVKASFEKVIDQYVNENQNYDEELIKESRKKLGFDYIPPFVPLTSTKDIELFQGGRLNYQNQTFPVSLYDKDEKYMYWLLVDVVSPPDLKGKRVKIIFLRRDDAIYTLEGEVSDIVKEGGKVILQIPHHIDMKRTQRRQYARVEIDIPVRTKILSEVKPQIITAEGRDISAGGIRICIPQDKRKTTGIGVGTELEIDFELDGKKLKINGQVVNIVERKNTVCYGIKFKNIKPSDEAFILKFVKKKQQKLKELIKNKFG, encoded by the coding sequence TTGGACGAAAGACTAAAAGCACTTGAATCTTTTAAGTCAGCAACTAATACGCAATTAACAGAAATTCTACTCTTAATTTTCATAATTCTTTTTTTAGTCCTTGTTTTTATAGCAATCATCTATTTCAGAAAAACAATAAAAGCCCGATTTTTAAAAAAATTTTTTTATAAAAACGCAAAAGAAAAAGGACTGTCTGATAGGATAATAGATATCTTATGGAAATACTCAAAGAAACTTAATAGAGACCCTTTTTTGTCACTTGAAGTAAAAGCATCTTTTGAAAAAGTAATAGACCAGTATGTGAACGAAAATCAAAACTACGATGAAGAGTTAATAAAAGAAAGTCGTAAAAAATTAGGATTTGATTATATTCCTCCATTTGTACCCCTAACATCCACAAAGGATATTGAACTGTTTCAAGGGGGAAGACTAAATTACCAGAACCAAACATTTCCAGTTTCTTTATACGATAAAGATGAAAAATATATGTATTGGCTTTTAGTTGATGTTGTTTCCCCTCCAGATTTAAAAGGCAAAAGAGTAAAGATTATATTTTTAAGAAGGGACGATGCCATATACACTCTTGAAGGTGAAGTTTCAGATATTGTCAAAGAAGGGGGCAAAGTAATACTTCAAATTCCACATCATATTGATATGAAAAGAACTCAAAGAAGGCAATATGCCAGAGTTGAGATAGATATACCTGTCCGAACCAAAATATTGTCTGAAGTGAAACCCCAAATAATAACAGCAGAAGGTCGAGATATTAGTGCTGGAGGAATACGAATTTGTATACCTCAGGATAAAAGAAAAACTACAGGAATTGGAGTGGGAACTGAACTTGAAATAGATTTTGAACTTGATGGAAAGAAGCTTAAAATAAATGGGCAGGTTGTTAATATAGTAGAAAGAAAAAATACGGTTTGTTATGGTATAAAATTCAAAAATATAAAACCTTCAGACGAAGCCTTTATCTTAAAATTTGTAAAGAAAAAACAACAAAAATTAAAAGAGCTAATCAAAAATAAATTTGGATAA
- the mpgP gene encoding mannosyl-3-phosphoglycerate phosphatase has product MIVIFTDLDGSLLNHEDYSYSDAIESLEKIKKLKIPLIFTTSKTRIEVELLQKEIGIKEPFIVENGAAIFFPLGYRNFRIDAPVKDNYQVIILGETYRKIREFFNKVKNEFGLKGFGDMSVEEIAALTDLPLEKAKLAKQREFTEPFITEKPQLLPQLEKLAEKNGLKITKGGRFYHLIGKNQDKGKAVKITSDIFKKNIGDIITIGIGDSKNDIPMLENVDIPVLIPKINNEYENVELENLIKAPYPGSKGWNAVVRRLIDELTPDGS; this is encoded by the coding sequence ATGATAGTTATATTTACAGACCTTGATGGTTCATTGCTAAATCACGAAGATTATTCATATTCAGATGCAATAGAAAGTCTTGAAAAAATAAAAAAGCTCAAAATTCCTTTGATATTTACCACCAGCAAAACAAGAATAGAAGTTGAACTTCTTCAAAAGGAAATAGGGATAAAAGAGCCATTTATTGTTGAAAATGGGGCAGCAATATTTTTTCCTCTTGGCTACAGAAATTTCCGTATTGATGCTCCAGTAAAGGATAATTATCAGGTTATTATACTGGGGGAAACCTACCGGAAAATAAGGGAGTTCTTTAACAAGGTAAAAAATGAATTTGGCCTAAAAGGATTCGGTGATATGTCTGTTGAAGAAATAGCAGCTTTAACAGATCTTCCATTAGAAAAGGCAAAACTTGCGAAACAAAGGGAATTTACAGAACCATTTATAACAGAAAAACCCCAGCTTTTACCACAGCTTGAAAAACTTGCAGAAAAAAATGGTCTAAAAATCACAAAAGGTGGTCGTTTTTATCACCTAATAGGAAAAAATCAGGACAAAGGAAAGGCTGTTAAAATCACATCAGATATATTCAAAAAGAATATAGGGGATATCATAACCATAGGAATAGGAGATAGCAAAAACGATATTCCGATGCTTGAAAATGTTGACATCCCAGTTCTTATACCAAAAATTAATAATGAATACGAAAATGTGGAATTAGAAAACCTGATTAAGGCTCCATATCCCGGCAGCAAAGGATGGAATGCGGTTGTTAGGAGATTAATAGATGAACTTACGCCAGATGGTAGTTGA
- the cysM gene encoding cysteine synthase B, with protein sequence MWILGEHDEPVRKTRKSILELVGNTPLIKLEKSLPDDIKEKPVEIYAKLEGYNPGGSVKDRPATRMIVEAIQSGKLTKDKIILDATSGNTGIALAMVGTALGYKVELAMPSNVSEERKRIIQAYGAKIHYTDPLQSTDGAILYVRELIEKYPDKYYYIDQYNNDANWRSHFYSTAVEIWNQTNQRITHFIAGIGTGGTIMGTGRRLKIFNPDIQIIGVQPDSPFHGIEGLKYIETSIKPGIFDENRLDRTMFIGTDIAYERARSLARKEGVFVGQSSGAAFEAAIQIAREINEGVIVFICPDGGEKYLTTALWEI encoded by the coding sequence GTGTGGATTTTAGGAGAACATGATGAACCGGTAAGAAAGACTCGTAAGTCTATACTGGAGCTAGTTGGAAATACCCCTTTAATAAAATTAGAAAAATCCCTTCCAGATGATATAAAGGAAAAACCTGTTGAGATATATGCAAAATTAGAGGGATATAATCCCGGTGGCTCCGTTAAAGATAGACCTGCCACCAGAATGATTGTTGAAGCAATTCAGTCCGGTAAGTTAACAAAAGACAAGATTATTCTGGATGCTACCTCAGGTAATACAGGTATTGCACTTGCTATGGTTGGAACTGCCCTGGGATATAAAGTTGAGCTGGCAATGCCCTCAAATGTAAGTGAAGAAAGGAAAAGAATTATTCAAGCTTACGGAGCTAAAATACACTACACTGACCCGCTACAAAGCACAGATGGGGCAATCCTATATGTCAGAGAGCTTATAGAAAAATATCCCGATAAATACTATTACATTGACCAGTATAATAATGATGCAAACTGGCGTTCCCATTTTTACTCAACAGCTGTTGAGATATGGAATCAGACTAATCAAAGGATTACACATTTTATAGCCGGTATTGGAACCGGCGGAACAATAATGGGAACAGGTAGAAGATTAAAGATTTTTAATCCTGATATTCAGATAATAGGTGTTCAACCTGACAGTCCTTTTCATGGAATAGAAGGGCTCAAGTATATAGAAACATCCATTAAACCAGGAATTTTTGACGAAAATAGGTTAGATAGGACAATGTTCATAGGAACAGATATTGCTTATGAAAGGGCAAGAAGTCTTGCCAGAAAAGAGGGGGTATTTGTAGGGCAGTCATCAGGAGCAGCCTTTGAGGCTGCTATCCAGATTGCAAGAGAAATAAATGAAGGAGTTATTGTTTTTATATGCCCTGATGGCGGCGAAAAATATCTGACAACTGCCCTATGGGAAATTTAA
- a CDS encoding glycerate kinase — protein MNLRQMVVDIFLYAVESVKPKNLIPETLKIVDNKLIISGDTYQIPERIYIFGSGKASIEMAKVLENILENKIENGLVVCNYYETLRKIKVIKGGHPVPNENSIKGAEEIINGLKSLKKEDFFVYLLSGGSSALIEKPIPPITLEDLKKLTNLLLSYSVPIEEINIIRKHISMIKGGRLTSYTKAKGIVLVISDVIGDDLFTIGSAPMYYDTSTFEDAYNVLRKYNLLDKIPETVRQVILKGLKGEIPDTPKSENPNIKHYIIGSNFIALQKAKQKAEEKMPAYILTSQLKGEAREVAKAVTAIGKEIKKSGNPFKPPVCILIGGETTVTVRGNGKGGRNQEFCLSALQEIKDTEKMVLLSGGTDGIDGNSDAAGAVIDKSSYEKAKKLGLNIDEYLENNDSYNFFKQTGDLIITGPTGTNVMDISILIIGG, from the coding sequence ATGAACTTACGCCAGATGGTAGTTGATATATTCTTATATGCGGTGGAGAGTGTAAAACCTAAAAATCTTATTCCTGAAACTTTAAAAATCGTCGATAACAAACTTATAATCTCCGGTGATACATACCAGATTCCAGAAAGAATTTATATCTTTGGAAGTGGTAAAGCTTCCATTGAGATGGCGAAAGTTCTGGAAAATATCCTTGAAAACAAAATTGAAAATGGATTAGTAGTTTGTAATTATTATGAAACTCTTAGGAAAATAAAAGTCATAAAAGGTGGACATCCTGTTCCAAATGAAAATAGCATAAAAGGAGCAGAAGAAATAATAAACGGATTAAAAAGTCTTAAAAAAGAAGACTTTTTTGTGTATCTGCTTTCCGGTGGAAGTTCTGCATTAATAGAAAAGCCTATTCCACCTATAACCCTTGAAGACTTAAAAAAGCTAACCAATCTTCTCCTTTCTTACTCTGTTCCTATAGAAGAAATAAACATAATTAGAAAACATATATCTATGATAAAAGGAGGTAGACTTACCTCATACACAAAGGCAAAGGGAATAGTTTTGGTAATTTCAGATGTAATAGGAGATGACCTTTTCACAATAGGCTCAGCACCTATGTATTATGACACTTCAACCTTTGAGGATGCTTACAATGTTTTAAGAAAATACAACCTTTTAGATAAAATTCCTGAAACAGTCCGTCAGGTAATATTAAAAGGCTTAAAAGGAGAAATTCCTGATACCCCAAAATCAGAAAATCCAAATATAAAACATTACATAATAGGCAGCAATTTTATAGCGCTCCAAAAGGCAAAACAAAAAGCAGAAGAAAAAATGCCTGCTTACATACTTACCTCACAATTAAAAGGAGAAGCAAGGGAAGTAGCTAAGGCAGTTACAGCCATTGGAAAAGAAATTAAAAAATCTGGAAATCCATTTAAACCACCTGTATGTATCCTTATTGGAGGAGAAACAACAGTAACAGTTCGTGGCAATGGCAAAGGCGGAAGAAATCAGGAATTTTGTCTTTCTGCATTACAAGAGATAAAAGATACAGAGAAGATGGTTCTGCTTTCCGGAGGGACAGATGGAATAGATGGCAACTCAGATGCAGCAGGGGCAGTAATAGACAAAAGCAGTTATGAAAAAGCAAAAAAACTTGGTTTAAATATTGATGAATATCTGGAAAACAATGATTCATATAACTTTTTCAAACAAACAGGAGACCTAATCATTACAGGTCCTACAGGAACCAATGTTATGGATATTTCAATATTAATCATAGGAGGATAA